One Rhodobacteraceae bacterium M385 genomic region harbors:
- a CDS encoding fumarate hydratase C-terminal domain-containing protein yields MSMVEHELTLPLSEDAVRALNVGDLVYLTGEIYTTAGMPTHDRLLGCLDGVEPLPFDLNGAAMFHLGSLNEEADDGSLRIVYMNPTTSTRFNPHMPRLIPGLGLRATGGKGGLNAECAAAMKEAGCVYLAFLGGGAEIITAGIKKVTGIGWPEMISHYRIARIEVERLGPLTVGIDAHGNSIYDQTTNAALSKREAILDEMRAARDAL; encoded by the coding sequence ATGAGCATGGTTGAGCATGAACTAACCCTTCCGCTAAGCGAAGACGCGGTGCGTGCCCTCAATGTCGGCGATCTCGTTTATCTGACCGGAGAGATTTACACGACCGCAGGCATGCCCACCCATGACCGCTTGTTGGGCTGTCTTGATGGGGTGGAGCCTTTGCCGTTTGATTTGAACGGCGCGGCGATGTTCCATTTGGGTAGCCTGAATGAAGAGGCCGACGATGGATCGCTACGGATCGTCTATATGAACCCCACCACCAGCACGCGGTTTAACCCTCATATGCCCCGTTTGATCCCCGGCCTTGGCCTGCGGGCCACTGGTGGGAAGGGCGGCCTGAACGCCGAATGCGCGGCGGCAATGAAGGAAGCGGGCTGTGTCTACCTCGCGTTCTTGGGAGGAGGGGCCGAGATTATTACCGCCGGGATCAAGAAGGTCACGGGAATCGGCTGGCCGGAAATGATCTCTCACTACCGGATCGCCCGTATCGAGGTAGAGCGATTGGGGCCTCTGACCGTGGGAATCGATGCCCATGGAAACAGCATCTACGACCAGACGACAAACGCCGCTTTGTCGAAGCGAGAGGCTATTTTGGATGAGATGCGGGCCGCAAGAGACGCCTTGTAA